The following coding sequences lie in one Ictalurus punctatus breed USDA103 chromosome 16, Coco_2.0, whole genome shotgun sequence genomic window:
- the LOC108276665 gene encoding protocadherin alpha-2-like: MAVSENARPAWMKALLLLCLWDLCYGQISYTVSEEAKKGAVVGNLAKDLNLSVQELESRMFQLVTGSNAKYFEVNRKTGILLVNDRIDREELCESKQKCVLNVEAMIHNPHKLYRLEINILDINDNSPVFPRQSVALNITENMLPGDRFSVPTARDMDIGSNSVKTYKINSNEYFALDMQSDSAELVLQKSLDRERESVIKLVLTAVDGGTPPRSGTMQIVINVLDINDNSPVFTKPLYKVKVHENVGVGIKILMVSAEDADEGVNGEVSYLIIGDEENSAIDLFSINRVSGDITVEANIDYEEHPAVELRIQAQDKGHSPRMSRCKVLIEVVDVNDNAPEISVTLLMSSVSEDIKPGTDVALITVSDKDSGANGKVDCKILAPSPFKLQLSYKNSYALVVNEALDRERVSQYNVTVLANDEGTPSLSSSNVITVHVSDVNDNAPLFPAPVINFSVKENSPVGVLMASLTALDLDIGENALISYSLIHAEGSRVSNLMNINSHTGELYSLKSFDYEETKRLQFKVQATDSGVPPLSSNVTVNIFILDENDNSPVFLPPYSEPGSVNSENIPYSAEAGHFVAKVRAVDADSGYNALLSYHMTEPKGTNLFRIGTSTGEIRTKRRMSDNDLKAHPLIITVSDNGEPSLSTTMSIEVVVVENMDSVQPSLRQVPVKEENFSNLNLYLLIAIVSVSVIFLLSLIALIAAKCYGTDGGFSSSSAPVVTTHPDGSWSYSKSTQQYDVCFSSDTLKSDVVVFPSPFPPADAELISINGGDTFTRNQTLPSTGKVRPCII; this comes from the coding sequence ATGGCTGTATCGGAAAATGCTCGCCCTGCCTGGATGAAGGCTCTGCTGCTGCTTTGTTTATGGGATTTGTGTTACGGTCAGATTTCCTACACGGTTTCAGAGGAGGCCAAGAAGGGAGCCGTTGTTGGAAATCTAGCGAAGGATCTCAATCTCAGTGTACAGGAACTGGAATCTCGCATGTTTCAGCTTGTGACTGGATCTAACGCCAAGTATTTCGAGGTAAATCGGAAAACCGGAATTTTATTAGTTAATGACAGAATAGACCGAGAGGAGCTGTGTGAAAGCAAACAGAAATGCGTACTGAATGTCGAAGCGATGATCCACAATCCTCACAAGCTCTACCGTCTTGAAATTAATATACTAGACATTAATGATAACTCTCCGGTGTTTCCTCGTCAATCAGTTGCTTTGAATATTACTGAAAATATGCTTCCTGGAGATCGTTTTTCAGTACCCACGGCGCGTGACATGGACATCGGTAGTAATTCAGTGAAAacttataaaataaattctaaTGAATATTTTGCACTGGACATGCAGAGTGATTCGGCTGAGCTCGTGCTTCAGAAATCTCTGGACCGAGAGAGAGAATCGGTGATCAAGCTCGTGTTGACTGCTGTAGACGGCGGGACTCCTCCCAGATCTGGAACTATGCAGATAGTTATCAATGTGCTGGATATAAACGACAACAGCCCTGTTTTTACGAAGCCTCTTTACAAAGTAAAGGTCCATGAGAATGTAGGTGTAGGAATTAAAATCCTGATGGTTTCTGCAGAAGATGCTGACGAAGGGGTTAATGGTGAAGTGTCATACTTGATTATCGGTGATGAGGAAAACTCAGCAATAGACTTATTCTCCATAAATCGTGTTTCTGGAGACATCACTGTTGAAGCTAATATTGATTATGAGGAACATCCTGCAGTTGAACTGCGAATTCAGGCTCAGGACAAAGGACATTCTCCAAGAATGTCGAGATGTAAAGTGTTAATTGAAGTAGTGGATGTGAATGACAATGCACCAGAGATATCAGTTACTCTTCTCATGAGCTCTGTAAGCGAGGACATCAAACCTGGTACAGATGTTGCATTAATCACTGTATCAGATAAAGACAGTGGAGCGAATGGTAAAGTAGATTGTAAAATTCTAGCACCGAGTCCTTTTAAATTACAACTATCATATAAAAACTCTTACGCTCTTGTTGTGAATGAAGCTCTGGACAGAGAGCGGGTCTCCCAATATAATGTCACAGTTCTAGCTAATGATGAGGGAACTCCTTCCCTCTCGAGCAGTAACGTTATAACAGTTCATGTCTCTGATGTGAATGATAACGCGCCTTTATTCCCTGCACCGGTCATAAATTTTAGCGTGAAAGAGAATAGTCCAGTAGGAGTGCTGATGGCATCACTAACGGCACTAGATTTAGACATCGGTGAAAATGCCCTTATTTCGTATTCATTAATTCATGCAGAGGGCAGCAGAGTGTCAAATCTGATGAACATTAACTCACACACCGGTGAACTGTACAGCCTGAAGTCTTTCGATTACGAAGAAACCAAACGACTTCAGTTTAAAGTTCAAGCCACTGACTCTGGTGTCCCTCCACTAAGTAGTAACGTGACTGTGAACATTTTTATCCTGGATGAGAATGACAACAGTCCAGTTTTTCTCCCTCCTTATTCTGAACCTGGATCAGTAAACAGTGAGAACATTCCCTACTCTGCTGAAGCGGGGCATTTTGTGGCTAAAGTCAGAGCTGTAGACGCTGATTCAGGTTATAATGCACTATTATCTTATCACATGACCGAACCAAAGGGAACGAATCTCTTCCGAATCGGAACCAGCACAGGAGAAATAAGGACTAAAAGACGAATGAGTGACAATGACTTAAAAGCTCACCCGCTTATCATTACTGTCTCGGATAATGGAGAACCTTCACTGTCCACAACTATGAGTATTGAAGTTGTGGTTGTGGAAAATATGGACAGCGTGCAGCCTTCACTAAGACAAGTGCCCGTAAAGGAGGAGAATTTTTCTAATCTGAATCTCTATCTGCTCATCGCTATCGTCTCAGTGTCAGTGATATTTTTACTGAGCCTCATCGCTTTAATAGCAGCTAAATGCTACGGGACAGACGGCGGTTTCAGCAGCTCCAGCGCTCCAGTGGTCACTACACACCCTGACGGGAGCTGGTCTTACTCTAAATCCACTCAGCAGTATGATGTGTGTTTTAGTTCAGACACACTGAAGAGTGACGTAGTGGTTTTCCCTTCGCCGTTTCCGCCTGCAGACGCAGAGCTGATCAGCATTAATGGTGGAGACACTTTTACTCGAAATCAAACTCTTCCCAGCACTGGGAAGGTAAGACCATGCATAATTTAG
- the LOC108277183 gene encoding protocadherin alpha-2, translated as MVVSDSARSAWMKALLLLCLWDLCYGQISYTVSEEAKKGTVVGNLAKDLSLSVQELESRMFQLVIGSNAKYFEVNRKTGILLVNDRIDREELCESKQKCVLNVEAMIHNPHKLYRVEINIVDINDNSPVFPRQSVALNISENVLPGDRFPLTKARDMDIGSNSVKTYKMSTNEYFSLDIQSDSAELVLQKSLDRERESVIKLVLTAADGGTPPRSGTMQIVINVLDANDNSPVFTTPLYKIKVNENAPTGTKLLTVSASDADEGINNELSYSIITDDEHSALDLFSINPVSGDIIVKANINHEDSPAVELRIQAQDKGHPPRMSRCKVLIEVVDVNDNAPEISVTLLMSSVSEDIKPGTDVALITVSDKDSGTNGKVDCKILAPSPFKLQLSYKNSYALVVNEALDRERVSQYNVTVLATDEGTPSLSSSNVITVHVSDVNDNAPLFPSPMINIGVKENSPIGGLMASLTARDLDIGENALVSYSLIDAEGSRVSNLMNINSHTGELYSLKSFDYEETKRLQFKVQATDSGVPPLSSNVTVNIFILDENDNSPVFLPPYSEPGSVNTENIPYSAEAGYFVAKVRAVDADSGYNALLSYHMTEPKGTNLFRIATSTGEIRTKRRMSDNDLKAHPLIIIVSDNGEPSLSSTMSIEVVVIENMDSVQPSLRKVPVKEENFSNLNLYLLIAVVSVSVIFLVSLIALIVAKCYGTDGGFSSSSAPVVTTHPDGSWSYSKSTQQYDVCFSSDTLKSDVVVFPSPFPPADAELISINGGDTFTRNQTLPSTGKVRPRLI; from the coding sequence ATGGTCGTATCGGACAGTGCTCGCTCTGCCTGGATGAAGGCTCTGCTGCTGCTTTGTTTATGGGATTTGTGTTACGGTCAGATTTCCTACACGGTTTCAGAGGAGGCCAAGAAGGGAACCGTTGTTGGAAATCTAGCGAAGGATCTCAGTCTCAGTGTGCAGGAACTGGAGTCGCGCATGTTTCAGCTTGTGATTGGATCTAACGCCAAGTATTTCGAGGTAAATCGGAAAACAGGCATTTTATTGGTTAATGACAGAATAGACCGAGAGGAGCTGTGTGAAAGCAAACAGAAATGCGTACTGAATGTCGAAGCGATGATCCACAATCCTCACAAGCTCTACCGTGTGGAAATTAATATAGTAGACATTAATGATAACTCTCCTGTGTTTCCCCGTCAATCAGTTGCTTTGAATATTAGTGAAAATGTGCTTCCGGGAGATCGATTTCCATTAACTAAAGCACGTGACATGGACATCGGGAGTAACTCAGTGAAAACCTATAAAATGAGCACAAATGAATATTTCTCATTGGACATACAGAGTGATTCGGCTGAACTGGTCCTTCAGAAATCTCTGGACCGAGAGAGAGAATCGGTGATCAAGCTCGTGCTGACTGCTGCAGACGGAGGGACTCCTCCCAGATCTGGAACAATGCAGATCGTTATAAACGTGTTGGATGCAAATGATAACAGCCCTGTTTTCACCACACCTCTGTATAAAATCAAGGTGAATGAGAATGCACCCACAGGAACAAAACTTCTCACGGTTTCCGCATCAGATGCAGATGAGGGTATTAACAACGAGCTGTCGTACTCCATTATTACCGATGACGAACACTCGGCGTTGGACTTATTCTCCATAAATCCTGTTTCTGGTGATATTATTGTCAAAGCTAATATTAATCATGAGGACAGTCCCGCCGTGGAGCTTAGAATTCAGGCTCAGGACAAAGGACATCCACCAAGAATGTCACGATGCAAAGTATTAATTGAAGTAGTGGATGTGAATGACAATGCACCAGAGATATCAGTCACTCTTCTCATGAGCTCTGTAAGCGAGGACATCAAACCTGGCACAGATGTTGCATTAATCACTGTATCAGATAAAGACAGTGGAACGAATGGTAAAGTAGATTGTAAAATTCTAGCACCGAGTCCTTTTAAATTACAACTATCATATAAAAACTCTTACGCTCTTGTTGTGAATGAAGCTCTGGACAGAGAGCGGGTCTCCCAATATAATGTCACAGTTCTAGCTACGGATGAGGGAACTCCTTCCCTCTCGAGCAGTAACGTTATAACAGTTCATGTCTCTGATGTGAATGATAACGCGCCTTTATTTCCTTCACCGATGATAAATATTGGCGTGAAAGAGAATAGTCCAATTGGAGGGCTGATGGCATCACTAACGGCACGAGACTTAGACATCGGTGAAAATGCCCTTGTTTCGTATTCTTTAATTGATGCAGAGGGCAGCAGGGTGTCAAATCTGATGAACATTAACTCACACACCGGTGAACTGTACAGCCTGAAGTCTTTCGATTACGAAGAAACCAAACGACTTCAGTTTAAAGTTCAAGCCACTGACTCTGGTGTCCCTCCACTAAGTAGTAACGTGACTGTGAACATTTTTATCCTGGATGAGAATGACAACAGTCCAGTTTTTCTCCCTCCTTATTCTGAACCTGGATCAGTAAACACTGAGAACATTCCCTACTCTGCAGAAGCGGGGTATTTTGTGGCTAAAGTCAGAGCTGTAGACGCTGATTCAGGTTATAATGCACTATTGTCTTATCACATGACCGAACCAAAGGGAACGAATCTCTTCCGAATTGCAACCAGCACAGGAGAAATAAGGACTAAAAGACGAATGAGTGACAATGACTTAAAAGCCCACCCACTTATCATTATTGTCTCGGATAATGGAGAACCTTCACTGTCCTCAACTATGAGTATTGAAGTTGTGGTTATAGAAAATATGGACAGCGTGCAGCCTTCACTAAGAAAAGTGCCAGTAAAGGAGGAGAATTTTTCTAATCTGAATCTCTATCTGCTCATTGCTGTTGTCTCAGTATCAGTGATATTTTTAGTTAGCCTCATCGCTTTAATAGTAGCTAAATGCTACGGGACAGACGGCGGTTTCAGCAGCTCCAGCGCTCCAGTGGTCACTACACACCCTGACGGGAGCTGGTCTTACTCGAAATCCACTCAGCAGTATGATGTGTGTTTTAGCTCAGATACACTGAAGAGTGACGTAGTGGTTTTCCCCTCACCGTTTCCGCCTGCAGACGCAGAGCTGATCAGCATTAATGGAGGAGACACTTTTACTCGAAATCAAACTCTTCCCAGCACTGGGAAGGTAAGACCCCGTTTAATTTAG